TGGATTTGGTTCAAGAAGGGGCAATCGGTTTACAAAGGGGGATAGAAAAGTTTGATCCTAACCGAGGTTATAAGTTATCAACCTACGCCTACTGGTGGATAACTCAAGCAATCACCAGGGCAATTGCTGAAAAATCTCGCACGGTAAGGCTACCGATTCACATTAACGAGAAACTGAATCAAATTAAAAAAGCACAGCGAGAATTGTTTCAAACCCTGGGACGCCGTGCCACGGTTGCAGAAATTGGTCAGAAATTGGACTTAGAACCAAGCCAAATTCGAGAATATCTGAGTATTGCTGGTGGGACAATTTCTTTAGATTTAAAAGTGGGGGATAACCAAGATACAGAACTGAGTGAACTTCTAGCGGATGAGGGTATATCACCCCATGAACAGATCACCCAAGAAATGTTGCGACAAGACTTAAGCGATTTGTTAGCATCACTTAAACCCATGCAGCGTGAAGTATTAATTTTGCGCTTTGGACTTTTAGATAATCAAGAACGAAGTTTAGCCCAGATTGGGCAGAAGCTAAATGTCAGTCGAGAGCGAGTGCGTCAAATCCAGCAACAGGCTATGACTGCATTGCGTCGTCAACAACCCAACATTGAACAGTATTTATCTTCTTGAACGAGCTACCCCCGCTATCTTCCTAACAGAATTTTGAATTCAAAATCAAAATTCTGTTAGGAAGAGTAGGTTTAGACTAGAACTCAATGATCAAGCTATACTCATGTTATAATCAATATTATAGCTGTATAAATTCAAATATTTACCGAAATTTTAAGTATTTTCAGATATTTAATAATTGATTGATATTCTGATGTTTGGTAAATTCTCCTACAAGCAAGTATTTTTCTGTTCGTAGTGGTGATGTCTTCACTCTGCGGATGAAAAAGTGATTTGAATCGTAAGGGCACGGCATTGCCGTGCCCCTACTCATTTTCCTGAAAAATGCTGCAAGTTTTTACTGAAGACGATATGACGCACCCTATCTAATGAGCCAGTTGCATCAGTCCTGCTCATGAAAAATTTAAGGCAGAATAAAGCCGTATTTTTTGAGTACAGCCTTAGCCTGAGAGCTAGATAAAAACTGGACAAACTCCTTAGCAGCATCCACATTTTTGCTGTTTTTCAGCACAGCTACTGGATAGATAATTGGAGAGTGGTATTTTTCATCAGCCACCACTACCACTTTTACTTTGTCAGAGATTTTGGCATCAGTAGCGTAAACTAAACCTGCGTCGGCGTTACCACTTTCTACCGAAGCTAGAACTTGGCGTACATTATTAGTATAGACCAATTTTGACTTTATCTGTGGCAAAATCTTCAATTTATCGAGGACTTGCTCGGCGTATTGTCCTGCAGGTACACTCCGAGGTTCGCCAATGGCAATTTTCTTAATTTTGTCATCTTTCAAATTATAGAAACTGGTGACGCCGACAACATTCTTGGGCACAACCAAAA
The Gloeotrichia echinulata CP02 DNA segment above includes these coding regions:
- the modA gene encoding molybdate ABC transporter substrate-binding protein, whose protein sequence is MNRRQIIALIGSAVASLLISIALPTLTPSPVVAQSNTNLLVSAAASLKEALEEIKPIYQQTKPNTNVNYNFGASGALQQQIEQGAPADIFISAAKKQVDALQQKGLLVPGTRTIIAKNRLVLVVPKNVVGVTSFYNLKDDKIKKIAIGEPRSVPAGQYAEQVLDKLKILPQIKSKLVYTNNVRQVLASVESGNADAGLVYATDAKISDKVKVVVVADEKYHSPIIYPVAVLKNSKNVDAAKEFVQFLSSSQAKAVLKKYGFILP
- a CDS encoding RpoD/SigA family RNA polymerase sigma factor, whose protein sequence is MSSLSSDMVRVYLQEIGQFPLLTSDQEITYGRQVQQMIAIEQHQQELGQKLEQEPTLAELADFVNKSSSEVTQILEIGQRAKQKMVTANLRLVVSIAKKYQHRNLEFLDLVQEGAIGLQRGIEKFDPNRGYKLSTYAYWWITQAITRAIAEKSRTVRLPIHINEKLNQIKKAQRELFQTLGRRATVAEIGQKLDLEPSQIREYLSIAGGTISLDLKVGDNQDTELSELLADEGISPHEQITQEMLRQDLSDLLASLKPMQREVLILRFGLLDNQERSLAQIGQKLNVSRERVRQIQQQAMTALRRQQPNIEQYLSS